Proteins from a genomic interval of Microbacterium esteraromaticum:
- a CDS encoding glycosyltransferase, which yields MSRHLLLTAWAFPPARTSGVYRAAGIADAFVRAGWHVTVLTGPASLFRANEVADETLLETVDPRIEIVEVPLEHHELSTDITTWSRTRARQPELWTRRRLQRDRHEFPEAWYGSWAPALREAADAVHQSRPVDLALGTAAPYVDFVPGEHLRAQHGVPYILDYRDAWTFLTFTGTPPAGLTDAVRDRERALMSEAFQVWFVNDPIRGWHAGQYPDSAAKMRTVRNGFDLPAQATDAAAFGVPLRDAADGPLTFGYIGTINFGAFPLDEVVEAWRIARMQLPEGSRLVLRGHLGRTGEGSPQLLAALAEAEPLGIVYEGPVSRSRLTEVYRQFDALLLALPSGPGVTSGKVYEYAATGLPIVSVHTPETPVAEVLGDTDHWHAPRSLEPEAIAESLIDAARQVQLSTVGVRQRAIAAGLRWERLGILATAVADIETEFGMEARA from the coding sequence ATGAGCAGGCACCTGCTTCTCACCGCGTGGGCGTTCCCGCCAGCTCGGACGAGCGGCGTGTACCGCGCCGCCGGAATCGCCGACGCATTCGTTCGTGCGGGCTGGCACGTGACGGTTCTCACCGGACCCGCATCGCTGTTCCGGGCGAACGAGGTGGCCGACGAGACGCTGCTCGAGACCGTCGATCCGCGCATCGAGATCGTCGAGGTGCCGCTGGAGCATCACGAGCTCTCCACAGACATCACCACATGGTCGCGCACCCGCGCCCGCCAGCCTGAGCTGTGGACGCGCCGCAGGCTTCAGCGGGATCGTCATGAGTTCCCCGAGGCCTGGTATGGATCGTGGGCGCCTGCCTTGCGCGAGGCAGCGGATGCTGTGCACCAGAGCCGACCGGTCGATCTCGCACTGGGCACAGCCGCACCGTACGTCGACTTCGTCCCGGGGGAGCACCTGCGTGCCCAGCACGGCGTACCTTACATCCTCGACTACCGGGATGCGTGGACGTTCCTGACCTTCACCGGCACGCCGCCGGCTGGGCTCACCGATGCGGTCCGTGATCGAGAGCGCGCCCTGATGAGCGAGGCGTTCCAGGTGTGGTTCGTGAACGACCCGATCCGCGGCTGGCACGCCGGGCAGTATCCCGACTCCGCCGCGAAGATGCGCACGGTGCGCAACGGATTCGATCTGCCCGCTCAGGCCACCGACGCGGCGGCGTTCGGCGTTCCGCTTCGCGATGCCGCAGACGGTCCACTGACCTTCGGATACATCGGAACCATCAACTTCGGAGCCTTTCCGCTCGACGAGGTCGTCGAGGCTTGGCGGATTGCTCGGATGCAGCTCCCCGAGGGGTCTCGTCTCGTGCTGCGCGGTCACCTGGGCCGCACGGGCGAGGGCAGCCCCCAGCTCCTCGCGGCGTTGGCCGAGGCTGAACCTCTTGGCATCGTCTACGAGGGGCCGGTGAGTCGGAGCCGGCTCACCGAGGTCTATCGACAGTTCGACGCACTGCTGCTGGCGCTGCCCAGCGGCCCTGGCGTGACCAGCGGCAAGGTGTACGAGTACGCGGCCACGGGTCTGCCGATCGTCTCGGTGCACACGCCGGAGACCCCTGTGGCAGAGGTGCTGGGCGACACGGATCACTGGCATGCACCCCGCTCGCTCGAGCCTGAAGCGATCGCTGAATCGCTGATCGATGCCGCGCGCCAGGTGCAGTTGAGCACCGTGGGCGTCCGTCAGCGCGCGATCGCCGCCGGCCTCCGCTGGGAGCGGCTGGGCATCCTGGCGACGGCCGTCGCCGATATCGAGACCGAGTTCGGCATGGAGGCGCGCGCATGA
- a CDS encoding glycosyltransferase: protein MSHVSPPHLLYVAWGFPPSRSGGAYRLLATANAFAREGWDVTVLTVPREVFLRSTGVDPSMEERVDPRIRIERIPFPHDETVLDLRTWGSFRAHAPELWNGWRGWRTSRVFPEPRYGLWRTNLEQAATRIHRDHPVTLTIGSGNPNVVHTAGFHLKNTANVPFVMDYRDTWQLDMYSGRRTLTDRHPGAQWEKRLIESADEAWFVNEPIAQWHRDLYPQAAERIRVVSNGFDPEFVGDVAAPRADRDAELVFGNIGTMTSQTPIPQLVDGWLSARARGALSDARIDLYGYLGHQGDDEGNVLGTIAAAVDGSVRYNGPVSKAEIADTYAGLDALILPLGTSRFMTSGKVFEYMATGLPIVSVHDPVNAVSDTLRGYPAWAPAASLESEDVADALIRAADIAAQQTVADRRAAREWANRYERARVLEPIARQWRERLVEVGGA, encoded by the coding sequence TTGTCGCACGTATCACCGCCTCACCTACTCTATGTCGCCTGGGGCTTCCCGCCGTCACGCAGCGGCGGCGCGTACCGCCTGCTGGCGACAGCGAACGCGTTCGCTCGCGAGGGCTGGGATGTCACGGTTCTGACCGTGCCGCGCGAGGTCTTCCTGCGCAGCACCGGAGTCGACCCGTCGATGGAAGAGCGTGTGGATCCGAGGATTCGCATCGAGCGCATCCCGTTCCCGCACGATGAGACCGTCCTGGATCTGCGCACCTGGGGCAGCTTTCGCGCACATGCGCCCGAACTGTGGAACGGCTGGCGCGGCTGGCGCACCTCCCGGGTGTTCCCCGAACCGCGCTATGGGCTGTGGCGCACGAATCTGGAGCAGGCCGCGACACGCATCCATCGCGATCACCCGGTCACGCTCACGATCGGCTCGGGGAACCCGAACGTCGTGCACACCGCCGGCTTTCATCTGAAGAACACTGCGAACGTCCCGTTCGTCATGGATTATCGCGACACCTGGCAGCTGGACATGTACTCAGGGCGGCGCACGCTCACCGACCGCCATCCCGGGGCGCAGTGGGAGAAGCGGCTGATCGAGTCGGCAGATGAGGCGTGGTTCGTGAACGAGCCCATCGCGCAGTGGCATCGCGACCTGTACCCGCAGGCGGCAGAGCGCATCCGGGTCGTCTCGAACGGGTTCGACCCGGAGTTCGTGGGCGACGTCGCCGCCCCTCGCGCCGATCGCGACGCCGAGCTGGTCTTCGGGAACATCGGCACGATGACGTCGCAGACGCCGATCCCGCAGCTCGTCGACGGGTGGCTGTCGGCCAGAGCCAGGGGCGCGCTGTCGGATGCCCGGATAGACCTCTACGGCTATCTCGGTCATCAGGGCGACGATGAGGGGAACGTCCTGGGTACGATCGCCGCTGCCGTCGACGGTTCGGTGCGTTACAACGGCCCGGTGTCCAAGGCCGAGATCGCAGACACCTACGCCGGTCTCGACGCGCTGATCCTGCCACTTGGCACCAGCCGCTTCATGACCAGCGGAAAGGTCTTCGAGTACATGGCCACCGGGCTTCCGATCGTGTCGGTCCACGACCCGGTGAACGCAGTCAGCGACACCCTGCGCGGCTATCCCGCGTGGGCTCCGGCCGCTTCGCTCGAGTCGGAGGACGTCGCTGACGCGCTCATCCGCGCCGCCGATATCGCGGCACAGCAGACCGTCGCCGACCGGCGAGCCGCGCGGGAATGGGCGAATCGCTATGAACGAGCGCGCGTCCTGGAGCCGATCGCTCGGCAGTGGCGCGAGCGCCTCGTCGAAGTCGGGGGTGCCTGA